From a region of the Enterobacter sp. JBIWA008 genome:
- a CDS encoding YhfL family protein, which yields MFKLAKAAVLVGLLSTLTACTGHVQNTKNNCSYDYLLHPAISISKIIGGCGPAAQQ from the coding sequence ATGTTCAAACTGGCAAAGGCCGCCGTTCTGGTTGGCCTGTTATCGACTCTGACGGCCTGCACCGGTCACGTACAGAACACCAAAAATAATTGCAGCTACGATTACCTGCTGCACCCGGCGATCTCCATTTCGAAGATCATCGGTGGTTGCGGCCCGGCAGCACAGCAGTAA
- the trpS gene encoding tryptophan--tRNA ligase has product MTKPIVFSGAQPSGELTIGNYMGALRQWVSMQDEYHCIYCIVDLHAITARQDPEKLRKATLDTLALYLACGIDPEKSTIFVQSHVPEHAQLGWALNCYTYFGELSRMTQFKDKSARYSENINAGLFDYPVLMAADILLYQTNQVPVGEDQKQHLELSRDIAQRFNAIYGDVFKVPEPFIPKSGARVMSLLEPTKKMSKSDDNRNNVIGLLEDPKSVVKKLKRAVTDSDEPPVVRYDVQNKAGVSNLLDILSGVTGQSIPELEQHFEGKMYGHLKGEVADAVSGMLTELQERYHRYRNDEAFLQKVMKDGAEKASARASETLKAVYEAIGFVAKP; this is encoded by the coding sequence ATGACTAAGCCCATCGTTTTTAGTGGCGCACAGCCTTCAGGTGAATTGACCATTGGTAACTACATGGGTGCGTTACGTCAGTGGGTCAGCATGCAGGATGAGTACCATTGCATTTACTGCATCGTCGATCTGCATGCGATTACCGCGCGTCAGGATCCTGAGAAGCTGCGTAAAGCTACCCTGGACACCCTGGCACTGTACCTGGCCTGCGGCATCGATCCTGAGAAGAGCACCATTTTCGTTCAGTCTCACGTGCCAGAGCACGCGCAGCTGGGCTGGGCGCTGAACTGCTACACCTATTTCGGCGAGCTGAGCCGCATGACCCAGTTCAAGGATAAATCCGCGCGCTACTCTGAAAACATCAACGCCGGTCTGTTCGACTATCCGGTGCTGATGGCGGCGGACATCCTGCTGTATCAAACCAACCAGGTGCCGGTGGGTGAAGACCAGAAACAGCACCTGGAGCTGAGCCGCGATATCGCCCAGCGCTTTAACGCGATTTACGGCGATGTGTTCAAAGTGCCAGAGCCGTTTATTCCAAAATCTGGCGCGCGCGTAATGTCGCTGCTGGAGCCGACCAAGAAGATGTCCAAGTCTGACGATAACCGCAACAACGTTATCGGCCTGCTGGAAGATCCGAAATCCGTCGTCAAAAAGCTCAAGCGCGCGGTCACCGACTCCGACGAGCCGCCTGTTGTGCGCTACGACGTGCAGAACAAAGCGGGCGTCTCCAACCTTCTGGATATCCTCTCCGGCGTGACCGGCCAGAGCATTCCTGAGCTGGAGCAGCACTTCGAAGGCAAGATGTACGGCCACCTGAAAGGTGAAGTGGCAGATGCCGTTTCCGGCATGTTGACCGAGCTGCAGGAGCGCTATCACCGATACCGTAACGACGAAGCTTTCCTGCAGAAGGTAATGAAAGACGGCGCGGAAAAAGCCAGCGCGCGCGCGTCCGAAACCCTGAAAGCGGTGTATGAAGCGATTGGGTTTGTGGCGAAACCGTAG
- the gph gene encoding phosphoglycolate phosphatase, translated as MDKLQAIRGVAFDLDGTLVDSAPGLTSAVDQALYALELPVAGEERVVTWIGNGADVLMERALTWARQERASQRSAQGKPSVDHADIPKDEQLRILRKLFDRFYEETVEEGSFLFPDVQETLSALHAKGIPLGLVTNKPTPFVAPLLEALDIAKYFSVIVGGDDVQNKKPHPEPLLLVAGKLSLTPAELLFVGDSRNDILAARAAGCPSVGLTYGYNYGEAITLSEPDVVFDHFKDLLPALGLSHSEHQELNND; from the coding sequence ATGGATAAATTGCAGGCAATTCGGGGTGTGGCATTCGACCTCGACGGTACGCTGGTCGACAGCGCGCCGGGCTTAACGAGCGCCGTCGATCAGGCGCTGTACGCGCTTGAACTCCCCGTTGCGGGTGAAGAGAGAGTGGTAACGTGGATTGGCAACGGTGCCGATGTCCTGATGGAACGCGCGCTGACCTGGGCTCGCCAGGAGCGCGCGTCGCAGCGTTCCGCGCAGGGTAAACCGAGCGTCGATCATGCTGACATTCCTAAGGATGAGCAGCTGCGGATTCTGCGCAAACTGTTCGATCGTTTTTATGAAGAGACCGTCGAGGAGGGCAGTTTCCTGTTCCCGGACGTTCAGGAAACGCTGAGCGCGCTGCACGCGAAGGGTATCCCGCTGGGACTGGTGACCAACAAGCCAACCCCGTTCGTTGCGCCTCTGCTGGAAGCGCTGGATATCGCGAAGTATTTCTCCGTGATTGTGGGCGGCGATGACGTGCAGAACAAAAAGCCACATCCGGAACCGCTGTTGCTGGTGGCAGGAAAATTATCCTTAACGCCTGCGGAGCTTCTCTTTGTCGGGGATTCGCGCAATGATATTCTGGCTGCCCGAGCGGCAGGATGTCCTTCCGTCGGATTAACCTATGGTTATAACTATGGTGAAGCCATCACGCTAAGTGAGCCGGATGTGGTCTTCGACCACTTCAAAGATTTGTTGCCCGCACTCGGGCTTTCGCACAGTGAACATCAGGAATTGAATAATGACTAA
- the rpe gene encoding ribulose-phosphate 3-epimerase, with the protein MKQFLIAPSILSADFARLGEDTAKALAAGADVVHFDVMDNHYVPNLTIGPMVLKALRKYGITAPIDVHLMVKPVDRIVPDFAAAGASIITFHPEASEHVDRTLQLIKENGCKAGLVFNPATPLSYLDYVMDKLDVILLMSVNPGFGGQSFIPHTLDKLREVRRRIDESGYDIRLEVDGGVKVNNIGEIAAAGADMFVAGSAIFDQPDYKKVIDEMRRELAKVSHG; encoded by the coding sequence ATGAAACAGTTTTTGATTGCTCCCTCAATTCTGTCGGCCGATTTTGCCCGCCTGGGTGAAGACACCGCCAAAGCTCTCGCGGCTGGCGCAGATGTTGTCCATTTCGACGTTATGGACAACCACTACGTCCCTAACCTGACCATTGGCCCAATGGTGCTCAAGGCATTACGTAAGTATGGCATTACCGCGCCGATCGACGTTCACCTGATGGTGAAGCCTGTTGATCGCATCGTGCCAGACTTCGCCGCAGCGGGTGCCAGCATCATCACTTTCCATCCGGAAGCCTCTGAACACGTGGACCGCACGCTGCAGCTGATCAAAGAGAACGGCTGTAAGGCGGGCCTGGTGTTTAACCCGGCCACGCCGTTGAGCTATCTCGACTATGTCATGGACAAGCTGGACGTGATCCTGCTGATGTCTGTTAACCCGGGCTTTGGCGGTCAGTCGTTTATCCCCCACACGCTCGATAAGCTGCGTGAAGTGCGCCGTCGTATTGATGAGTCAGGTTACGATATTCGTCTGGAAGTGGACGGCGGTGTGAAGGTGAATAACATTGGTGAAATTGCGGCAGCGGGCGCGGATATGTTCGTTGCAGGTTCGGCAATTTTCGACCAACCGGATTACAAAAAAGTCATTGATGAAATGCGCCGTGAGCTGGCGAAGGTAAGTCATGGATAA